In the genome of Aspergillus flavus chromosome 8, complete sequence, one region contains:
- a CDS encoding uncharacterized protein (expressed protein), with product MVLFLMQSDKDLSSPADTIHQRWGDDVPPVDKRWLYIPRGYGEAQSAGPREREIAVNLTTKAGTGRGGPIASSDRKTRDGAQESETSEKRNGQMGQNPRCHTSNKHRINGRGTRRSKGGKTRARLLPGLLQPQLAVRLVLPFPGHEPQTRAAARPPSGLARRCTCLHPRHFAHFCSTAAANTTPYRRFSVVVLKTQQLNPFIVLPLPHPSLPLLTHVEFTRNPG from the coding sequence ATGGTGTTGTTTCTCATGCAGTCAGACAAAGACCTAAGCTCCCCTGCAGACACGATACATCAACGTTGGGGGGACGACGTGCCGCCCGTGGACAAGAGATGGTTATATATACCACGGGGCTACGGCGAAGCGCAAAGCGCAGGGCCCCGGGAGAGAGAAATCGCAGTGAATCTCACGACAAAGGCCGGTACGGGAAGGGGAGGGCCGATCGCATCCAGTGACCGAAAAACACGAGATGGCGCACAAGAATCAGAAACGAGCGAAAAACGAAACGGTCAAATGGGCCAAAATCCACGCTGCCACACAAGTAACAAACATCGAATAAACGGGCGTGGGACAAGAAGATCGAAGGGCGGAAAGACTCGCGCACGCCTTTTGCCTGGCCTGCTCCAGCCACAGCTGGCCGTCCGGCTAGTCCTGCCATTCCCGGGGCACGAGCCACAGACCCGCGCCGCAGCTAGGCCTCCTTCGGGGTTAGCGCGCCGGTGCACGTGCCTTCATCCGCGTCATTTTGCCCATTTTTGCTCCACGGCGGCAGCAAacactactccgtaccgtcGATTTTCCGTCGTCGTGTTAAAAACACAACAGCTCAACCCTTTCATCGTCCTCCCTTTGCCGCACCCATCACTCCCTCTTCTCACCCACGTAGAGTTCACTAGAAATCCTGGGTAA